A single Perognathus longimembris pacificus isolate PPM17 chromosome 17, ASM2315922v1, whole genome shotgun sequence DNA region contains:
- the LOC125365740 gene encoding tripartite motif-containing protein 43-like, with translation MDIEMDVYKALQKVLNCVICLNTLIDPVTIVCGHTFCRPCLYLAWEEAQNPARCRVCRAPSQKRDLKTNIKIKNLVSIARKARLRQFLSSEEHRCETHQEPKQMFCEVETKLLCKLCSRSPEHQAHQHSAIEEAAEAHREMILKQMTSLWDKIQDNQRNVCKETVVIYKWISYMHTYRRIIHSMYEMLLPQLQEEAKTHSETLINEERVTLEKLKTREMEMLNKKTQLRKMYQELMKTYQIPYVKLLMDWKYTRARCESLLVYLPQPMNPKLRALPISGLETQNPGMTLFDEVRKFTNGNDSDDNGAFLNSDGSNCSIAWGVQRFNSWKHYWELSVDDSKDWAGNQDAYLFTTSPLLTQFIERPVGRVGVFLDFEDGSLSFVNVAKGSFIWKYPPGTLQFSVRPFCSTGPTA, from the exons ATGGACATAGAGATGGACGTCTACAAGGCCTTGCAGAAGGTACTGAATTGTGTTATCTGCTTGAATACCTTGATTGACCCGGTCACCATagtctgtgggcacactttctgccgACCATGTCTCTACCTGGCCTGGGAGGAAGCCCAGAATCCAGCCAGGTGCCgggtctgcagggctccatccCAGAAGAGAGacctcaaaaccaacatcaaGATCAAGAATCTGGTGTCCATTGCTAGAAAAGCCCGCCTCCggcagttcctgagctctgaggaacacaggtgtgagacacaccaggAGCCAAAGCAGatgttctgtgaggtggaaaccaagttgctgtgtaaactctgctcccggtctcctgagcaccaggctcatcaacacagtgccattgaagaggctgctgaggcccaccgggagatgattttaaaacaaatgacatctttatGGGACAAGATACAAGACAACCAGAGAAACGTATGTAAAGAGACTGTAGTAATCTACAAGTGGATTtcttatatgcatacatacagaagGATCATCCACAGTATGTATGAGATGCTGCTTCCACAATTGCAGGAGGAGGCAAAGACCCATTCAGAGACACTTATCAATGAAGAACGTGTGACTCTAGAGAAACTTaaaacaagggaaatggaaatgcttaaTAAGAAGACACAACTCAGAAAAATGTATCAAGAGCTGATGAAAACATACCAAATTCCATATGTGAAACTCCTCATGGactggaaatatacacgagctagatgtgagtcattgttggtaTATCTGCCCCAGCCaatgaatccaaagctccgtgctcttcccatctctggactg gagacacagaATCCTGGTATGACGCTGTTTGATGAAGTGAGAAAATTTACTAATGGCAATGACAGTGATGACAATGGTGCATTTTTGAATTCCGATGGATCCAACTGCTCCATTGCATGGGGTGTCCAGAGGTTCAACTCctggaaacattactgggagctgagTGTGGATGACTCTAAGGACTGGGCA ggGAACCAGGATGCCTATCTGTTTACCACCTCACCACTTTTGACTCAGTttatagagaggcctgtgggcagggttggtgtgtttctcgactttgaagatggaagtctgagttttgtgaatgttgctaagggCTCCTTTATCTGGAAGTACCCGCCGGGCACCCTCCAGTTTTCTGTCCGCCCATTTTGTTCTACTGGTCCTACAGCATGA